The Lysobacter sp. genome includes a window with the following:
- a CDS encoding S8 family serine peptidase produces the protein MKTPAVFILLGIVLPAAMSPAHAQRVSVAAQQQAQRDGEVRAFVMLRDQTVGTRPGANGAAMKRESMPKLHPRVRGDVDAVLSTLPLRARGRVVRRFERVPAFVLQADAATLAALNRNPRVLRVDLDVGGSGHAVVPDESSVLNQVHQLAALGVGGAGMKVGIVDTGIDTDHIDLRARIVGQQCFCTVGAGCCPDGGSSQSGAGAAEDDQGHGTNVAGIIGGDGTVAPRGALPMASLVAVKVIDRNNRFNSTSDVVAALDWLATQHPDIDAVNLSLGTDTLFAGDCDNSAAWTQALAVAVANLNALGAVVTASSGNQGNPTGMSAPACIRNVVSNAATWDFSGGATTFLGCTESATAPRQPTCFSNRSITTDLYAAGAFVRAPGFNGGTSNFGGTSQGAPMVAACAAALKQAAPASTVTQRMTAMTLSPTHIQDTATGRSYPFLDCRDAMKLLNPAMFEPIPASGARPRIRPRT, from the coding sequence ATGAAGACGCCTGCGGTATTCATTCTGCTTGGCATCGTCCTTCCAGCGGCCATGTCGCCCGCGCACGCGCAGCGCGTCTCCGTCGCCGCGCAGCAACAGGCACAGCGCGATGGCGAGGTCCGCGCGTTCGTGATGCTGCGCGACCAGACCGTGGGCACACGACCCGGGGCGAACGGGGCGGCGATGAAGCGCGAGTCCATGCCGAAGCTGCATCCACGGGTGCGCGGCGATGTCGACGCGGTGCTTTCCACCTTGCCCCTGCGCGCGCGTGGCCGCGTCGTGCGTCGTTTCGAGCGCGTGCCGGCGTTCGTGCTGCAGGCGGACGCGGCGACGCTGGCGGCCTTGAACCGCAACCCGCGCGTGCTGCGGGTCGATCTGGATGTCGGCGGTTCCGGCCATGCGGTCGTGCCGGACGAATCGTCGGTGTTGAATCAGGTGCACCAGCTCGCGGCGCTCGGTGTCGGCGGCGCGGGGATGAAGGTCGGCATCGTCGATACCGGCATCGATACCGACCACATCGATCTGCGCGCGCGGATCGTCGGCCAGCAGTGCTTCTGCACCGTCGGCGCAGGCTGTTGTCCGGACGGCGGCAGCAGCCAGTCCGGCGCAGGCGCCGCAGAGGACGACCAGGGCCACGGGACCAATGTGGCCGGCATCATCGGCGGCGACGGCACGGTCGCGCCGCGCGGCGCATTGCCCATGGCGAGTCTGGTCGCGGTGAAAGTGATCGACCGCAACAACCGCTTCAATTCGACATCGGATGTGGTCGCTGCACTGGATTGGTTGGCCACGCAGCATCCGGACATCGACGCGGTCAATCTCAGCCTGGGCACGGATACGCTGTTCGCAGGCGACTGCGACAACAGCGCCGCATGGACCCAGGCGCTTGCGGTCGCGGTGGCGAATCTCAACGCCCTCGGCGCGGTGGTCACGGCGTCGTCGGGCAACCAGGGCAATCCCACCGGCATGAGCGCACCGGCCTGCATCCGCAACGTGGTGTCGAACGCGGCCACGTGGGATTTTTCCGGCGGCGCGACCACCTTCCTCGGCTGCACCGAAAGCGCCACCGCGCCCCGGCAACCCACATGCTTCTCGAACCGCAGCATCACCACCGACTTGTACGCCGCTGGCGCCTTCGTGCGTGCGCCCGGCTTCAATGGCGGCACCTCGAATTTCGGCGGCACATCGCAGGGAGCGCCGATGGTCGCGGCCTGCGCCGCTGCCTTGAAACAGGCCGCACCCGCCAGCACGGTCACGCAGCGGATGACCGCGATGACGCTCTCGCCCACGCATATCCAGGACACCGCGACCGGGCGCAGCTATCCGTTCCTGGATTGTCGCGATGCCATGAAGCTGCTCAATCCCGCGATGTTCGAGCCGATACCGGCCAGCGGTGCACGGCCCCGGATCCGTCCACGCACTTGA
- a CDS encoding adenosine deaminase: MAVSTQKLPDFLRGLPKAELHIHIEGSLEPELIFAMAERNNVALAYPDVASLRAAYAFTDLQSFLDIYYAGASVLLTEADFFDMAWAYFLRAKADNILHTELFFDPQTHTARGVSMGTVINGLRRACDRAQSELGVRAELILCFLRHLSEDDALATFEEARPYRGKFIGVGLDSSELGHPPEKFARVFAQARKDGLRLVAHAGEEGPPAYIWGALDVLKAERIDHGVQALKDPALVKRLAEQRVPLTVCPFSNIKLCVFKTLAEHNLRQLLDAGLMATVNSDDPAYFGGYLNQNFVDTFDALGLDAGHAVTLARNSFIASFASAAQKRDDLDRLDAYLDHAGVR, encoded by the coding sequence ATGGCCGTGTCTACCCAGAAACTCCCCGATTTCCTGCGTGGCCTGCCGAAGGCGGAGTTGCATATCCATATCGAGGGTTCGCTGGAGCCGGAGCTGATCTTCGCCATGGCCGAACGCAACAACGTCGCCCTGGCCTATCCGGATGTCGCGTCGCTGCGTGCGGCGTATGCGTTCACCGATCTGCAGAGCTTTCTCGATATCTATTACGCCGGCGCCAGTGTGCTGCTGACCGAGGCGGATTTCTTCGACATGGCCTGGGCCTATTTCCTGCGCGCGAAGGCGGACAACATCCTGCATACCGAGCTGTTCTTCGACCCGCAGACGCACACTGCGCGCGGGGTGTCGATGGGCACGGTGATCAACGGGCTGCGCCGGGCCTGCGATCGGGCGCAGTCGGAATTGGGCGTGCGTGCGGAACTGATCCTGTGCTTCCTGCGTCATCTGTCCGAAGACGACGCCCTGGCGACCTTCGAGGAGGCGCGCCCCTACCGGGGCAAGTTCATCGGCGTGGGTCTGGATTCCAGCGAACTGGGTCATCCGCCGGAGAAGTTCGCGCGGGTATTCGCGCAGGCGCGCAAGGATGGCCTGCGGTTGGTCGCGCACGCCGGCGAAGAAGGACCGCCGGCCTACATCTGGGGTGCGCTGGACGTGTTGAAGGCCGAGCGCATCGATCACGGGGTGCAGGCCTTGAAGGATCCCGCGCTGGTCAAGCGGCTGGCCGAACAGCGCGTGCCGCTGACGGTCTGTCCTTTCTCCAACATCAAGCTGTGCGTGTTCAAGACGCTGGCTGAGCATAATTTGCGGCAGTTGCTCGATGCAGGGCTGATGGCGACGGTGAATTCGGACGATCCGGCCTATTTCGGCGGCTACTTGAACCAGAACTTCGTCGACACGTTCGACGCGTTGGGGCTCGATGCCGGCCACGCGGTGACGCTGGCGCGCAACAGCTTCATCGCAAGTTTCGCCAGCGCGGCGCAGAAGCGTGACGATCTGGATCGACTCGACGCCTATCTCGATCACGCCGGCGTGCGTTGA
- a CDS encoding thiol:disulfide oxidoreductase, translating to MIELHYWPTPNGHKITLLLEELVDAGEPLAYDIKPVNIGTGEQFEPAFLAIAPNNRMPAIVDTAPADGGAPVSVFESGAILLYLAEKTGRFLPQDPRGRAATLEWLFWQMAGQGPMTGQYGHFNVYAPEKIPYAIDRYTREAHRLLGVLDKRLAGRAFIVGDDYTIADMACYPWIDPYKSAPIDLAPYPDVRRWRDAIAARPATRRAYAWTKQISPTAGQPLTEEQRKVLFGQGAKP from the coding sequence ATGATCGAACTGCACTATTGGCCCACGCCCAACGGCCACAAGATCACGCTGTTGCTGGAGGAACTGGTCGACGCCGGCGAGCCGCTGGCCTACGACATCAAGCCGGTGAACATCGGCACCGGCGAACAGTTCGAGCCGGCGTTTCTCGCGATCGCACCGAACAACCGCATGCCGGCGATCGTCGACACCGCACCGGCCGACGGCGGCGCACCGGTCAGCGTGTTCGAGTCGGGCGCAATCCTGCTGTATCTGGCCGAAAAGACCGGCCGCTTCCTGCCGCAGGATCCGCGCGGTCGCGCGGCGACGCTGGAATGGCTGTTCTGGCAGATGGCCGGGCAAGGCCCCATGACCGGCCAGTACGGTCACTTCAATGTCTACGCGCCGGAGAAGATTCCGTACGCCATCGATCGCTACACGCGCGAAGCCCACCGGCTGCTCGGCGTGCTCGACAAGCGTCTCGCCGGTCGCGCATTCATCGTCGGCGACGACTACACCATCGCCGACATGGCCTGCTATCCGTGGATCGATCCGTACAAGAGCGCACCGATCGATCTGGCGCCGTACCCGGACGTCCGCCGCTGGCGCGATGCCATCGCCGCGCGCCCCGCGACCCGACGCGCGTATGCGTGGACGAAACAGATCAGCCCGACCGCCGGCCAGCCACTGACCGAAGAACAGCGCAAGGTGCTGTTCGGACAAGGTGCGAAACCATGA
- a CDS encoding DUF1176 domain-containing protein produces MHHIPYGTRFVPALLLALIASATFPAQAVQNSFDHEDWQLVCDNTRTCRVAGYQSDEAEMPVSVLFTRNAGAGTAVAGRVALGDGWEDSVLDALPAQFRVALWIDGKHHGERTVAKDALEADLTAAQTAALLKALARDTRIEFRAGKIVWVLSDRGAAAVLLKMDDFQGRIGTVGAALRKGKQNEAKVLPPLPAPVVKAAALVPARPADARFIADHGDAVRKALRSATDEDACEDLHKTGDEEQSLDVVRLTKTKLLVSTRCWLAAYNAGSGYWIVNDTPPYRPELVTSDASDFDDGTLISTQKARGLGDCWGSDQWTWNGTGFEQTASSSTGLCKGFAGGAWELPTLVTEIR; encoded by the coding sequence ATGCACCACATTCCATACGGCACACGCTTCGTCCCCGCGCTGTTGCTCGCATTGATCGCGTCGGCAACATTTCCGGCGCAGGCCGTACAGAATTCATTCGATCACGAAGACTGGCAACTGGTCTGCGACAACACCCGCACCTGTCGTGTCGCCGGCTATCAGAGCGACGAAGCCGAGATGCCGGTGAGCGTGCTGTTCACGCGCAACGCCGGTGCGGGAACGGCGGTCGCGGGCCGCGTGGCGCTGGGCGATGGCTGGGAGGACAGCGTGCTCGACGCATTGCCGGCGCAGTTCCGCGTCGCGCTGTGGATCGACGGCAAACATCATGGCGAACGCACGGTGGCCAAGGACGCGCTGGAAGCCGACCTCACCGCCGCCCAGACCGCAGCCCTGTTGAAAGCATTGGCGCGCGACACGCGCATCGAATTCCGCGCGGGCAAGATCGTGTGGGTGCTCTCCGATCGCGGCGCCGCCGCCGTGCTGCTGAAGATGGATGACTTCCAGGGCCGCATCGGCACCGTCGGCGCCGCGCTTCGCAAAGGCAAACAGAACGAAGCGAAGGTCCTGCCGCCGCTGCCCGCGCCGGTCGTCAAGGCCGCTGCGCTGGTGCCCGCCAGACCCGCCGATGCGCGATTCATCGCGGACCACGGCGACGCCGTGCGCAAGGCGCTGCGCAGCGCCACCGATGAGGACGCATGCGAGGACTTGCACAAGACCGGCGACGAAGAACAGTCGCTGGATGTCGTCCGCTTGACCAAGACGAAACTGCTGGTCTCCACCCGCTGCTGGCTGGCCGCCTACAACGCCGGCAGCGGTTACTGGATCGTCAACGACACCCCGCCGTATCGCCCCGAACTCGTCACCAGCGACGCCAGCGACTTCGACGACGGCACCCTGATCTCCACCCAGAAAGCGCGCGGCCTCGGCGACTGCTGGGGCAGCGATCAATGGACCTGGAACGGCACCGGCTTCGAGCAGACCGCCTCGTCCTCCACCGGCCTGTGCAAAGGCTTCGCAGGCGGCGCGTGGGAATTGCCTACGCTGGTCACCGAGATCCGGTGA
- a CDS encoding DUF885 domain-containing protein: MNPSTLVLALSLAIAMPSCALAQTAAAVPAAAKQAPAPAPAWVDTSNRYAQILLQAQLRFQPESASFFGIPGYDDKVADLGPDNAARFQKAIVDAKAKLQEKLQLERDPNVRQDLEIMIQAADDSIESAQVNERLVLPFTDASQLVFQGLQGLLSDQTPADRRAKALDRLKAYVGMTAGTTPITTQARARYEERAGNAELLRPTKLQVEQALSNADTYAKGIRKLFAKYKVSSSGPALAALDKQLAEYTAWVRKDVLPAARTDTMLPPELYALQLKQVGIDIPPALLIQRARLAFMETRAAMDRLAPLVAKEKNIAATDYRSVIRALKRDTIPNAQLEARYREVIDAIDPIIRREGIVDVPNRPMVMRLGTDAESAAQPAPHFLPAPLIGNTGQQGQFVLPLGNPALHDKTDAYDDFNFPSVAWTLSAHEGRPGHELQFTAMLERGVSIARSLFAFNSVNVEGWALYAEAEMIPYEPLDGQLMALQFRLLRAARAMLDPMLNLGMIDRARAEKVLIDDVGLSKAMARQELDRYTFNAPGQAGSYFYGYTRILELRAETELALGDKFDRLAFNNFLLDQGMLPPDLLAKAVRERFVPGELGKR, from the coding sequence ATGAACCCATCGACCCTCGTTCTTGCACTCTCCCTCGCGATCGCTATGCCCAGCTGCGCGCTCGCGCAGACCGCCGCCGCGGTACCCGCCGCCGCAAAACAAGCGCCCGCGCCGGCTCCGGCCTGGGTGGACACCAGCAACCGCTACGCCCAGATCCTGCTGCAGGCGCAGCTGCGCTTCCAGCCGGAATCCGCATCGTTCTTCGGCATTCCCGGTTACGACGACAAGGTCGCCGATCTCGGCCCGGACAACGCCGCGCGCTTCCAGAAAGCCATCGTCGACGCCAAAGCGAAACTGCAGGAAAAACTGCAGCTGGAACGCGATCCGAACGTCCGCCAGGACCTGGAGATCATGATCCAGGCGGCCGACGACAGCATCGAATCGGCACAGGTGAACGAACGCCTGGTATTGCCGTTCACCGACGCATCGCAGTTGGTGTTCCAGGGCCTGCAGGGACTGCTCTCCGACCAGACACCGGCGGATCGTCGCGCCAAGGCGCTCGACCGGCTCAAGGCCTACGTCGGCATGACCGCCGGCACGACCCCGATCACCACGCAGGCGCGCGCACGCTACGAAGAACGCGCCGGCAATGCCGAGCTGCTGCGTCCGACGAAACTCCAGGTGGAGCAGGCGCTGTCCAACGCGGACACCTATGCCAAAGGCATCCGCAAACTGTTCGCGAAATACAAAGTGAGCAGCAGCGGACCGGCGCTGGCGGCGCTCGACAAACAGCTCGCCGAATACACCGCATGGGTGCGCAAGGACGTGTTGCCCGCCGCGCGCACCGACACCATGCTGCCGCCGGAACTCTACGCGCTGCAGCTCAAGCAGGTCGGCATCGATATTCCCCCGGCGCTGCTGATCCAACGCGCGCGGCTCGCCTTCATGGAAACGCGCGCGGCGATGGACCGGCTGGCGCCGCTGGTGGCGAAAGAGAAGAACATCGCCGCCACCGATTACCGCAGCGTGATCCGCGCCCTGAAACGCGACACCATCCCGAACGCGCAGCTGGAAGCGCGTTATCGCGAGGTGATCGACGCGATCGACCCGATCATCCGCCGCGAAGGCATCGTCGACGTACCGAACCGGCCGATGGTGATGCGCCTGGGCACCGATGCCGAGAGCGCCGCGCAACCCGCGCCGCATTTCCTGCCCGCACCGCTGATCGGCAATACCGGCCAGCAGGGCCAGTTCGTGTTGCCGCTGGGCAATCCCGCGCTGCACGACAAGACCGACGCCTACGACGATTTCAACTTCCCCTCGGTGGCATGGACGCTGTCCGCGCACGAAGGCCGTCCCGGCCACGAACTGCAGTTCACCGCGATGCTCGAACGCGGCGTCTCGATCGCACGCAGCCTGTTCGCGTTCAACTCGGTGAATGTCGAAGGCTGGGCGCTGTATGCCGAAGCGGAAATGATTCCCTACGAACCGCTTGACGGCCAATTGATGGCGCTGCAATTCCGGCTGCTGCGCGCAGCGCGGGCGATGCTGGACCCGATGCTCAACCTCGGCATGATCGACCGCGCGCGCGCCGAAAAAGTGCTGATCGACGATGTCGGCCTATCCAAGGCGATGGCACGCCAGGAACTGGACCGCTACACCTTCAACGCCCCCGGCCAGGCCGGCAGCTATTTCTACGGCTACACCCGCATCCTCGAACTGCGCGCCGAAACCGAACTCGCCCTCGGCGACAAGTTCGACCGCCTCGCCTTCAACAACTTCCTGCTGGACCAGGGGATGCTGCCGCCGGATCTGTTGGCGAAGGCGGTGCGGGAGCGGTTTGTGCCGGGGGAGTTGGGGAAGCGTTGA
- a CDS encoding S9 family peptidase, which produces MPIAHAADPETGKLTLEAITGDAPLSGPTLLKPQIAPDGSRVTFLRGKDLDRNRLDLWAFDVATGQAALLVDSSDVLPGEEVLSDEEKARRERQRTAALSGIVDYQWSPDGNTLLFPLGGELYLYDLRKSGKAAVRKVTTGAGFATDPKVSPKGGFVSFIRARNLWVIDLASGEEIQLTSDGSEVIGNGVAEFVADEEMDRHTGYWWAPDDSAIAYARIDESGVPVQKRYEVYPDRTEVVEQRYPAAGDPNVRIQLATISPEAGAKPAWVELDDGRDAYAQDLYLARVDWRDPQHLTFQRQSRDQRTLELIETDLASGKQRTLVAETAKTWVPLHSSLYFLEDGRFVWSSERSGFEHLYLASADGKRMTPLTRGDWPVDKLLAVDEAKGLVYFSAGRDAAGHAAPRESQLHVVPLAGGRISTLSTEAGMHGASFAKNASVYVDSWSNARTPPQIALHRADGTFVANLVDNDPTKPAHPYAKYLAAHRPVEFGTLTAGDGKTPLHYGLIKPPGFDPAKRYPVMVYVYGGPAAQTATDSWPGRGDHFFNQYMAQQGYVVFTVDNRGTPRRGAAFGGALYGKQGTVEVDDQRKSVEWLRAQPWVDGKRIGVYGWSNGGYMTLMLLGKAADHYACGVAGAPVTDWALYDTHYTERYMHLPAANVDGYREASVFTHVGGIKPDALLLIHGMADDNVLFSNSTKLMSTLQKQATPFALMTYPGAKHGLRGNDALHRYRLTERFFAQCLKP; this is translated from the coding sequence ATGCCCATCGCGCACGCCGCCGACCCGGAGACGGGCAAACTCACACTCGAAGCGATCACCGGCGACGCACCGCTGTCCGGCCCCACCTTGTTGAAGCCGCAGATCGCGCCGGACGGCTCGCGCGTCACCTTCCTGCGCGGCAAGGACCTCGACCGCAACCGGCTGGATCTGTGGGCGTTCGACGTCGCCACCGGCCAGGCCGCGCTGCTGGTGGATTCCAGCGACGTGCTGCCCGGCGAGGAAGTGCTGAGCGACGAAGAGAAGGCGCGGCGCGAACGCCAGCGCACCGCCGCGCTGTCGGGCATCGTCGATTACCAGTGGTCGCCGGACGGCAACACTTTGCTGTTCCCGCTCGGCGGCGAGCTGTATCTCTACGACCTGCGAAAGTCCGGCAAGGCCGCCGTGCGCAAGGTCACGACCGGCGCCGGCTTCGCCACCGATCCGAAGGTCTCGCCGAAGGGCGGCTTCGTCAGTTTCATCCGCGCGCGCAATCTGTGGGTGATCGATCTCGCCAGCGGCGAGGAAATCCAGCTCACGAGCGATGGCAGCGAGGTCATCGGCAACGGTGTCGCCGAATTCGTCGCCGACGAGGAAATGGACCGTCACACGGGCTACTGGTGGGCACCGGACGATTCCGCCATCGCCTACGCGCGCATCGACGAATCCGGCGTGCCGGTGCAGAAACGCTACGAGGTGTATCCGGACCGCACCGAAGTGGTCGAGCAGCGCTATCCGGCGGCCGGAGATCCGAACGTCCGCATCCAGTTGGCCACGATCTCGCCCGAAGCCGGCGCGAAACCCGCGTGGGTCGAACTGGACGACGGTCGCGACGCCTACGCGCAGGATCTGTATCTCGCCCGCGTCGACTGGCGCGACCCGCAGCACCTGACCTTCCAGCGCCAGTCGCGCGACCAGCGCACGCTGGAACTGATCGAAACCGATCTCGCGTCCGGGAAACAGCGCACGCTGGTCGCCGAGACCGCGAAGACCTGGGTGCCGTTGCACAGCAGTCTGTACTTCCTCGAGGACGGACGTTTCGTGTGGAGCAGCGAACGCAGCGGCTTCGAGCATCTGTATCTCGCCAGCGCCGACGGCAAGCGCATGACGCCGCTCACCCGGGGCGACTGGCCGGTGGACAAGCTGCTCGCGGTCGACGAAGCGAAAGGCCTGGTGTATTTCAGCGCCGGTCGCGATGCCGCCGGCCATGCCGCGCCGCGCGAATCGCAGCTCCATGTCGTGCCGCTCGCGGGCGGCAGGATCAGCACGCTGTCCACCGAAGCGGGCATGCACGGTGCCAGCTTCGCGAAGAACGCCAGCGTCTACGTCGACAGCTGGTCGAACGCGCGCACGCCGCCGCAGATCGCGCTGCATCGCGCCGACGGTACTTTCGTGGCGAATCTGGTCGACAACGATCCGACGAAACCCGCGCACCCCTACGCGAAATACCTCGCCGCGCATCGCCCGGTGGAATTCGGCACGCTCACCGCCGGCGACGGCAAGACGCCGCTGCATTACGGCCTGATCAAGCCGCCGGGTTTCGATCCTGCGAAGCGCTATCCGGTGATGGTCTACGTCTACGGCGGCCCCGCCGCGCAGACCGCGACCGACAGCTGGCCGGGACGCGGCGATCACTTCTTCAACCAGTACATGGCGCAACAAGGCTATGTGGTGTTCACCGTCGACAATCGCGGCACGCCGCGACGCGGCGCTGCGTTCGGCGGCGCGCTGTACGGCAAGCAGGGCACGGTCGAAGTCGACGATCAGCGCAAGAGCGTGGAATGGCTGCGCGCGCAGCCTTGGGTCGACGGCAAGCGCATCGGCGTCTACGGCTGGTCGAACGGCGGCTACATGACCCTGATGCTGCTGGGCAAGGCCGCAGACCACTACGCCTGCGGTGTGGCCGGCGCGCCGGTCACCGATTGGGCGCTGTACGACACCCACTACACCGAGCGCTACATGCACCTGCCGGCCGCGAACGTCGACGGCTATCGCGAAGCCAGCGTGTTCACCCACGTCGGCGGGATCAAGCCGGATGCGCTGCTGCTGATCCACGGCATGGCCGACGACAACGTGCTGTTCAGCAATTCGACGAAGTTGATGAGCACGCTGCAGAAGCAGGCGACACCGTTCGCGCTGATGACCTATCCCGGCGCCAAACACGGCCTGCGCGGCAACGACGCCCTGCATCGCTACCGCCTGACCGAACGCTTCTTCGCGCAGTGTCTGAAGCCTTGA
- a CDS encoding TIGR00645 family protein, whose translation MSKATPSKATPPSLNPLPRLIFASRWLQLPLYLGLIVAQGVYVVLFGKELWHLIHETPTLSEQDIMLIVLGLIDVVMISNLLMMVIVGGYETFVSRMNLEGHPDQPEWLSHVNASVLKVKLAMAIIGISSIHLLKSFIEVGMVDGLPLCSTIEGMEAVKAMQPLIDAGQKLKACTSITSSGVMWQAIIHGLFILSAIGIAWTDRIMTGGSSKRDQH comes from the coding sequence ATGTCGAAAGCCACGCCGTCGAAAGCCACGCCCCCATCGCTCAATCCGCTGCCCCGCCTGATCTTCGCCTCGCGCTGGCTGCAGCTGCCGCTGTATCTGGGCCTGATCGTGGCCCAGGGCGTGTATGTGGTGCTGTTCGGCAAGGAACTGTGGCACCTGATCCACGAAACGCCGACGCTCAGCGAGCAGGACATCATGCTGATCGTGCTCGGCCTGATCGACGTGGTGATGATCTCCAATCTGCTGATGATGGTCATCGTGGGCGGCTACGAAACATTCGTGTCGCGGATGAATCTGGAAGGCCATCCCGATCAGCCGGAATGGCTGAGCCATGTCAACGCGAGCGTGCTCAAGGTCAAGCTGGCGATGGCGATCATCGGCATTTCCTCGATCCATCTGCTCAAGAGTTTCATCGAGGTGGGCATGGTCGATGGCCTGCCGCTGTGCAGCACGATCGAAGGCATGGAGGCGGTGAAAGCGATGCAGCCGCTGATCGATGCCGGCCAGAAGCTCAAGGCGTGCACCAGCATCACCTCGTCCGGCGTGATGTGGCAGGCGATCATCCACGGATTGTTCATCCTCTCGGCGATCGGTATCGCCTGGACCGATCGGATCATGACCGGCGGTTCGAGCAAGCGAGATCAACACTGA